The Verrucomicrobium spinosum DSM 4136 = JCM 18804 genome includes a region encoding these proteins:
- the tsaB gene encoding tRNA (adenosine(37)-N6)-threonylcarbamoyltransferase complex dimerization subunit type 1 TsaB, whose translation MSACILALETSTPQGQVALWQEEEVVYAKAFSSQRSHNSQLFAPLEEALELAGDALDLIVVGTGPGSYTGVRIGIAAAQGLGWARGVPVIGLCSLLAPEVEVVPDHYVMCGDARRGLFYAVQIQRGALRVGEIPLMGKNDFVRFQEAHREVPWYTLDAVSPAELEGVVPVRPSAVGLARLAAGLSAENVAEWAAAALEPVYLSAPFITKANPLRGGQVGSRQ comes from the coding sequence ATGTCTGCCTGTATTCTCGCCCTTGAAACGTCCACCCCGCAGGGGCAGGTGGCGCTGTGGCAGGAAGAGGAGGTGGTGTATGCAAAGGCGTTTTCCTCACAGCGCTCGCATAACTCGCAGCTGTTTGCCCCGTTGGAAGAAGCGCTGGAACTGGCGGGGGATGCGCTCGACCTGATCGTGGTGGGGACGGGGCCGGGCTCGTACACGGGTGTGCGCATTGGGATCGCGGCGGCGCAGGGGCTGGGCTGGGCCAGAGGTGTGCCGGTGATCGGACTGTGCTCGCTGCTGGCCCCGGAGGTGGAGGTGGTGCCGGATCACTATGTGATGTGCGGTGATGCGCGGCGGGGCCTTTTTTACGCCGTGCAGATCCAGCGTGGGGCGCTGAGGGTGGGAGAGATCCCGCTGATGGGTAAGAATGACTTTGTGCGTTTCCAGGAGGCGCATCGTGAGGTGCCCTGGTACACGCTGGATGCAGTGTCACCAGCGGAGCTTGAGGGTGTGGTCCCGGTGAGGCCGTCTGCGGTGGGGCTGGCCCGGCTGGCCGCGGGGTTGAGTGCGGAGAATGTGGCGGAATGGGCGGCGGCGGCGCTGGAGCCGGTGTATTTGAGTGCGCCGTTTATTACGAAGGCGAACCCGCTGCGCGGAGGGCAAGTAGGCAGTAGGCAGTAG
- a CDS encoding sugar O-acetyltransferase, with protein sequence MKTKTEKEKMLAGELYDALDPELARERERCRNLCKSFNDSRESEVEERRRLVDALLGYPNDAWIQPPFYCDYGYNIKLGSKVFFNFNCVVLDVMPVTIGSNVLFGPAVQIYTATHPLSAMERRTWLESAKPVTIGSDVWVGGGAIICPGVTIGDRTVIGAGSVVTKSIPADVVAAGNPCRVIRSLTEQLE encoded by the coding sequence ATGAAGACGAAGACGGAGAAGGAGAAAATGCTGGCGGGGGAGTTGTACGATGCCCTGGATCCTGAGCTTGCCCGGGAGCGGGAGCGTTGTCGTAATCTCTGCAAGAGTTTCAATGATTCGCGTGAGAGTGAGGTAGAAGAGCGGCGACGTCTTGTTGATGCGTTGCTGGGCTATCCGAACGATGCGTGGATCCAGCCGCCCTTCTACTGCGACTACGGCTACAACATCAAGCTCGGCAGCAAGGTGTTCTTCAACTTCAACTGCGTGGTGCTGGATGTGATGCCGGTGACGATCGGCAGCAATGTTCTCTTTGGGCCAGCGGTGCAGATCTATACCGCGACGCATCCACTCAGTGCCATGGAGCGTCGAACGTGGCTGGAGTCGGCGAAGCCGGTGACAATCGGGTCGGATGTCTGGGTGGGAGGCGGGGCCATCATCTGCCCCGGCGTAACGATTGGCGACCGGACAGTGATTGGGGCTGGAAGTGTGGTCACCAAGTCCATTCCTGCGGATGTGGTTGCCGCAGGTAATCCGTGCCGGGTGATTCGGAGTTTGACGGAGCAACTGGAATGA
- the sppA gene encoding signal peptide peptidase SppA, producing the protein MKNKGLGCLLAFVIVALLVSLALNFVSFAAVLGMGLDSASIGYVEPKQKFRETLVEAGAAETKDKIVRIDIEGIIASGPAGDLFSEGGMNVEAIQRALEQASEDKSVKAIVIRVNSPGGEVTASDNLYNAVKKAAARKKVVVYMDSIAASGGYYLACGASKIVANETTLTASIGVIIQSLNYSQTFGKVGLETMTFASGKFKDTLSGSRPMREDEREYIQSLVSAMYDKFVGIVAKARNIDEAQLRTGVADGRVVTGKQALEYKLVDQLGYVEDAYALAKELGSAKDAMVVKYSLTPSLAQLLGIMGKAQASSGGKVELDVSDRLLPRLEAGKPYLLPAHMVR; encoded by the coding sequence ATGAAAAACAAAGGCCTCGGATGTTTGCTTGCTTTCGTGATTGTTGCGCTGCTGGTCAGTCTGGCGCTGAATTTTGTGTCTTTTGCCGCCGTCCTGGGGATGGGGCTGGACAGTGCGTCCATTGGCTATGTGGAGCCGAAGCAGAAGTTCCGGGAGACGCTGGTGGAGGCGGGGGCGGCGGAGACGAAGGACAAGATCGTGCGCATTGACATCGAGGGCATCATCGCCAGCGGCCCAGCCGGGGATCTCTTTTCCGAAGGTGGGATGAATGTGGAGGCGATCCAGCGGGCGCTGGAGCAGGCCTCTGAGGACAAGTCTGTGAAGGCGATCGTGATCCGGGTGAACTCACCGGGGGGCGAGGTGACGGCCTCGGACAATCTCTACAACGCGGTGAAGAAGGCGGCGGCGAGGAAGAAGGTGGTGGTGTATATGGACTCGATCGCGGCCTCGGGCGGGTACTACCTGGCCTGTGGGGCGTCCAAGATCGTGGCCAATGAGACCACGCTGACGGCAAGCATCGGCGTGATCATCCAGAGCCTGAACTACAGCCAGACTTTTGGCAAAGTGGGCCTGGAGACGATGACCTTTGCCAGTGGCAAGTTCAAGGACACGTTGAGCGGCTCCCGCCCTATGCGAGAAGACGAGCGGGAGTACATCCAGAGCCTGGTCTCGGCGATGTATGACAAGTTCGTGGGCATCGTGGCCAAGGCACGTAACATTGATGAGGCGCAACTGCGCACGGGTGTGGCGGATGGCCGTGTGGTGACGGGCAAGCAGGCGCTGGAGTACAAGCTGGTGGACCAACTGGGCTATGTGGAAGATGCGTATGCCCTGGCGAAGGAACTGGGAAGCGCGAAGGATGCCATGGTGGTGAAGTACAGCCTGACGCCCTCTCTGGCGCAGTTGCTGGGCATCATGGGCAAGGCACAGGCCTCTTCTGGGGGCAAGGTGGAGCTTGATGTGAGCGATCGTCTGCTGCCGCGCCTGGAGGCGGGCAAGCCCTACCTGCTGCCGGCGCACATGGTGCGATAA
- a CDS encoding PfkB family carbohydrate kinase has protein sequence MSLIISGSVAIDNIKTQVQSQEGLLGGSAPYASLSARLFGEAVHLVGVVGHDFPAAHLDMLTSRGINLDSLERNSGESFTWTGEYHEDMNNRSTLKVGINVLENWLPKLSPEAAKAKFAVLANMSPDNQLQTLEQCTEVEFVAADTMDLWINIANERLHDVMKKLDLLVINDGEAKQFAETTNLIEAGRRLQAKGPKYVVVKRGEHGSFLFGNGPSEFFACSAYPLSAVHDPTGAGDSFLGGMIGWLAANGKSKPTFADLRTAVAHGSVAASFTCEAFSTQRLQTVTLDEVKGRLEELRAYTSF, from the coding sequence ATGTCCCTGATTATCTCCGGTTCGGTCGCCATCGACAACATCAAGACGCAAGTTCAGTCGCAGGAGGGCCTGCTGGGCGGCTCTGCTCCGTATGCGTCGCTTTCCGCACGGTTGTTCGGCGAGGCGGTGCATCTGGTGGGTGTGGTGGGGCATGACTTCCCGGCGGCGCATCTGGACATGCTGACGAGCCGCGGAATCAACCTGGACAGCCTGGAGCGCAACTCAGGCGAGAGCTTCACCTGGACGGGGGAGTACCATGAGGACATGAACAACCGCAGCACGCTCAAGGTGGGCATCAACGTGTTGGAAAACTGGCTCCCCAAGTTGTCGCCGGAGGCGGCCAAGGCGAAGTTCGCCGTGCTGGCGAACATGAGCCCGGACAACCAGCTCCAGACGCTGGAGCAGTGCACGGAAGTGGAGTTCGTGGCGGCGGACACGATGGACCTCTGGATCAACATCGCCAACGAGCGCCTGCATGACGTGATGAAAAAGCTGGACCTGCTGGTGATCAATGACGGCGAGGCCAAGCAATTTGCGGAAACGACGAATCTCATTGAGGCGGGCCGCCGCCTCCAGGCCAAGGGGCCGAAGTACGTGGTGGTGAAGCGCGGTGAGCACGGGAGTTTCCTCTTCGGAAATGGTCCTTCGGAGTTCTTCGCCTGCTCGGCGTATCCGCTGAGCGCGGTGCATGACCCCACCGGGGCAGGTGACAGTTTTCTTGGCGGCATGATCGGCTGGCTGGCGGCCAATGGGAAGAGCAAACCGACCTTTGCGGATCTGCGCACCGCGGTGGCTCACGGCAGCGTGGCGGCCAGCTTCACCTGCGAGGCCTTCAGCACCCAGCGCCTGCAGACGGTGACGCTGGATGAGGTGAAGGGCCGCCTGGAAGAGCTGCGCGCTTACACGAGCTTCTAA
- a CDS encoding ABC transporter ATP-binding protein, whose product MKTIFRVFAYVRRYPWMAGAQLACAVLGTLLVLVFPSLTREIVDVVIPNGQMDRLPGLIFIGLAAFFGQDLFNSLRIQLNNTFEQKVIFDLRSELYERLQRLPLRWFDNRPTGDIMTTVSEDIPAVERVLIDGIEQGLIAVLQIAVVAFLMFHTNATLGWVACAPVPFIMMGALTYTLTSKDRARRVRKASSGMNSLLHDNVAGMRQIKAYAMEQEEHERFNLASDALRRASLHLMRVWSIYRPSMRFLNNAGYLLVLWFGATELFKGTLTKGEFALFILVLRYFYEPIEQIHSLNQLFVGGRSAGERVFDILDSEEEADVDAGRKLEEIKGHIVYDHVHFSYGKVPTVNDVSLEALPGQTIALVGPTGAGKSTLINLLTRFYEYDRGQILLDGNPVHELNKCWLRRSIGYVTQESFLFNGTVRENLRIGKRTATDDELWSALESANAKHFVEALPDGLDTKVGERGIKLSVGEKQRVSIARALLRNPPILLLDEATASVDTETERQIQQALDALMKNRTSFVIAHRLSTVRNADRIYVLEKGVVVENGTHEELIAHNGLYAGLCRTSLMAE is encoded by the coding sequence TTGAAAACGATCTTCCGCGTCTTTGCCTATGTCCGCCGCTACCCCTGGATGGCGGGGGCGCAACTCGCCTGTGCCGTGCTGGGCACGTTGCTGGTGCTGGTGTTCCCCAGCCTGACCCGGGAGATCGTGGACGTGGTGATCCCCAACGGTCAGATGGACCGGCTGCCGGGGCTGATCTTCATTGGTCTGGCGGCGTTCTTTGGCCAGGACCTCTTCAACAGTCTGCGCATTCAGTTGAACAACACCTTTGAGCAGAAGGTGATCTTTGACCTGCGCAGTGAGCTGTATGAACGCCTGCAACGGTTGCCGCTGAGGTGGTTCGACAACCGGCCCACGGGGGACATCATGACGACGGTGTCGGAAGACATCCCGGCGGTGGAGCGCGTGTTGATCGATGGTATTGAGCAGGGCCTGATCGCCGTGCTGCAGATCGCGGTGGTGGCGTTTTTGATGTTTCACACCAATGCCACGCTGGGCTGGGTGGCCTGTGCGCCCGTGCCGTTCATCATGATGGGGGCGCTCACGTACACGCTGACCTCCAAGGATCGCGCACGCCGCGTGCGGAAGGCAAGCAGTGGGATGAACTCCCTGCTGCATGATAACGTTGCAGGTATGCGCCAGATCAAGGCCTATGCCATGGAGCAGGAGGAACATGAACGCTTCAACCTGGCGAGTGATGCGCTGCGTCGCGCCAGCCTGCACCTGATGCGGGTATGGTCCATCTACCGGCCCAGCATGCGGTTCCTGAACAATGCGGGCTATCTTCTGGTGCTGTGGTTTGGTGCCACGGAGCTGTTCAAGGGCACGCTCACGAAGGGGGAGTTTGCCCTTTTCATCCTGGTGTTGCGTTATTTCTATGAGCCCATCGAGCAGATCCACTCGCTGAACCAGCTCTTTGTGGGCGGTCGCTCGGCGGGTGAGCGGGTGTTCGACATCCTGGATTCCGAGGAGGAGGCGGATGTGGACGCCGGGCGCAAGCTGGAGGAGATCAAGGGGCATATCGTCTATGACCACGTGCATTTCTCCTACGGCAAGGTGCCCACGGTGAATGACGTAAGCCTGGAGGCGCTGCCGGGCCAGACCATCGCCCTGGTGGGGCCGACCGGCGCGGGCAAGAGCACGCTGATCAACCTGCTCACGCGGTTCTATGAATATGATCGCGGCCAGATCCTGCTGGATGGCAACCCGGTGCATGAGCTGAACAAGTGCTGGCTGCGCCGGAGCATCGGCTATGTGACGCAGGAGAGCTTTCTCTTTAACGGGACGGTGCGGGAGAACCTGCGCATCGGCAAACGCACGGCCACGGATGACGAGCTGTGGAGCGCACTCGAGAGCGCCAATGCGAAGCACTTTGTCGAGGCCCTGCCGGACGGTCTGGACACGAAAGTGGGTGAGCGCGGCATCAAACTCAGTGTGGGCGAGAAACAGCGTGTGTCGATCGCGCGGGCGCTGCTGCGCAACCCGCCCATCCTGCTGCTGGATGAGGCGACGGCGAGTGTGGATACGGAGACGGAGCGGCAGATCCAGCAGGCGCTGGACGCGCTTATGAAGAACCGCACGAGCTTTGTCATTGCCCACCGCCTGAGCACGGTGCGCAATGCGGACCGCATCTATGTGCTGGAGAAAGGCGTGGTCGTGGAAAACGGGACGCACGAGGAGCTGATAGCGCACAATGGCTTGTACGCGGGCCTGTGCCGGACGAGTTTGATGGCGGAGTGA
- the thiE gene encoding thiamine phosphate synthase — protein MRALKDSYLYGIVDLGYVKPEDVPNMTQALVKGGVDLLQLRAKKFTPAEVERLARLMHPITRDGGIPLIINDHPEVAAAVGSEGVHVGQDDQGVDATRSIVGPECFVGKSTHSVAQARAAMAEGADYIGFGPLYATGTKPDYVPIGLQDIAEVHAFATCPVFCIGGVNPERLPEIVEAGAKRVVVVSAWLQAEDVRGAVEALRWLRGPQAGC, from the coding sequence ATGCGCGCGCTGAAGGACTCTTATCTCTATGGCATTGTGGATCTGGGCTATGTGAAGCCGGAAGACGTGCCGAACATGACACAGGCTCTGGTAAAGGGCGGTGTGGATCTGCTGCAACTGCGTGCCAAAAAATTCACGCCAGCAGAGGTGGAACGCCTGGCGCGGCTCATGCACCCGATCACCCGCGACGGCGGGATCCCGCTGATCATCAACGACCACCCGGAGGTGGCAGCGGCGGTGGGGAGTGAGGGCGTGCATGTGGGTCAGGATGACCAGGGGGTGGACGCCACCCGCAGCATCGTGGGGCCAGAGTGCTTCGTGGGCAAGTCCACCCACAGTGTGGCCCAGGCCCGGGCGGCGATGGCGGAGGGGGCGGACTATATCGGGTTCGGTCCCCTGTATGCCACGGGGACAAAACCGGACTATGTGCCGATCGGTCTGCAGGATATTGCAGAGGTGCATGCGTTCGCGACCTGCCCGGTCTTCTGCATTGGCGGGGTGAACCCGGAACGTCTGCCGGAGATCGTGGAGGCGGGGGCGAAGCGGGTGGTGGTGGTTTCCGCGTGGTTGCAGGCGGAGGATGTGAGGGGAGCAGTTGAGGCGCTGCGCTGGTTGAGGGGCCCGCAAGCGGGCTGTTGA
- a CDS encoding CPBP family intramembrane glutamic endopeptidase has protein sequence MSDLATLAVMRDVFAIAGLSLAIALTVYGVLRVTQDLHWNLEGNVLVRPYKTVDVCVALALLSLMVWGGMQRGEEGTPKVEELSDAASAAGLFFSAVILIFLSLMLVGYLTIYRGLNPAEMFGLRQMSMARAFGVSIGAVLLVVLSMGLILYVATSLGLGWKDVDSSPQDTVKIFKNSGNVVSKVLLGVLAMVVAPLSEEIFFRGFLYGVVKRFTDRWFAAIFSALVFAAVHHHVGSLVPLFLLAIGFALAYETTGCLLVPVFMHALFNAGNLAALSLQG, from the coding sequence ATGAGTGACCTGGCAACACTGGCTGTGATGCGCGACGTGTTCGCCATCGCGGGTCTGTCCCTGGCAATCGCCCTGACGGTGTACGGCGTGCTCCGTGTCACCCAGGACTTGCACTGGAATCTGGAGGGCAATGTGCTGGTGCGGCCCTACAAGACGGTGGATGTGTGTGTGGCCCTGGCACTCCTCTCTCTGATGGTGTGGGGGGGCATGCAGCGGGGTGAGGAGGGCACGCCAAAGGTGGAGGAGCTCTCTGATGCGGCCTCGGCGGCGGGGCTGTTTTTCAGTGCGGTGATCCTGATCTTTCTGAGCCTCATGCTGGTGGGCTATCTCACCATCTACCGGGGGCTGAACCCGGCGGAAATGTTTGGCCTGCGGCAGATGAGCATGGCGCGGGCGTTTGGGGTGTCGATCGGAGCGGTGCTCCTGGTGGTGCTGAGCATGGGACTCATCTTGTACGTCGCGACCTCCCTGGGTCTGGGATGGAAGGATGTGGACAGCTCTCCGCAAGACACGGTGAAAATCTTCAAGAACTCAGGGAATGTGGTGTCGAAGGTGTTGTTGGGCGTGCTGGCGATGGTTGTGGCCCCGCTGAGCGAGGAAATCTTCTTCCGCGGATTTCTGTACGGGGTGGTGAAGCGGTTCACGGACCGGTGGTTCGCGGCGATCTTTTCCGCGCTTGTCTTTGCGGCGGTGCATCATCATGTGGGCAGCCTGGTGCCGCTCTTCCTGCTGGCGATTGGTTTTGCCCTGGCCTATGAGACCACGGGCTGCCTGCTGGTGCCGGTGTTTATGCACGCGCTCTTCAATGCGGGGAACCTGGCGGCCCTGTCGCTTCAGGGATAG
- a CDS encoding thiamine-phosphate kinase yields MNAPDLRLTLASIGEDELISRLVQHLPQGPEVIAGPGDDCAVVRAVEPGWDQLLKTDCVVEGVHFLREAAPEQVGWKALARVVSDVASMGGVPQHALITLVLPRELEVSWVERLYAGLRRCAETYGVSIVGGETAGGPLVMVSVSLTGKVREGRVLRRDGARAGDVIAVTGQLGGSITGHHLSFEPRVAEAGWLVESQQVQAMMDLSDGLAKDLPRMAKASGVEFVLEEGTLPVNPGCSAAQAWGDGEDYELLLAIPAAAWEALAASWAARFPEVPLTRIGTFVPMGLGEKPDFVETGWEHFVTAPPVQELESERSHRRIQADD; encoded by the coding sequence ATGAACGCGCCGGATTTACGCCTCACCCTGGCCAGCATCGGGGAGGATGAGCTGATCTCCCGCCTGGTGCAACATTTGCCACAGGGGCCGGAGGTGATTGCGGGTCCGGGTGATGACTGCGCGGTGGTGCGTGCGGTGGAGCCAGGTTGGGACCAGTTGCTGAAGACGGACTGCGTGGTGGAAGGTGTGCACTTCCTGCGGGAGGCGGCACCGGAGCAGGTGGGGTGGAAGGCGCTGGCCCGGGTGGTGAGTGATGTGGCCTCCATGGGCGGGGTGCCGCAGCATGCGCTGATCACGCTGGTGCTGCCGCGAGAGCTGGAGGTGAGCTGGGTGGAGCGGCTCTACGCGGGGCTTCGGAGGTGCGCGGAAACTTACGGGGTGAGCATTGTAGGTGGCGAGACGGCGGGAGGTCCGCTGGTGATGGTCTCGGTGAGCCTGACGGGCAAGGTGCGGGAGGGCCGCGTGCTGCGTCGCGATGGGGCCCGCGCGGGCGATGTGATCGCGGTGACGGGTCAGTTGGGGGGCTCCATCACGGGACACCATCTGAGTTTTGAGCCTCGGGTGGCGGAGGCTGGGTGGCTGGTGGAATCGCAGCAGGTGCAGGCGATGATGGATCTCAGTGATGGTTTGGCCAAGGATTTGCCGCGGATGGCTAAGGCCAGCGGGGTGGAGTTTGTGCTGGAGGAGGGGACCCTGCCGGTGAATCCGGGCTGCAGTGCGGCCCAGGCCTGGGGAGATGGGGAGGACTATGAGCTCCTGCTGGCCATCCCGGCGGCGGCTTGGGAGGCGCTGGCGGCGTCGTGGGCGGCGCGATTCCCGGAGGTGCCGCTCACGCGGATTGGCACCTTCGTCCCGATGGGATTGGGGGAGAAGCCGGACTTCGTTGAGACTGGTTGGGAGCACTTTGTGACGGCTCCCCCTGTGCAGGAGCTTGAGTCTGAGCGCTCTCATCGTAGGATACAGGCTGATGATTGA
- a CDS encoding nucleotidyltransferase family protein, with amino-acid sequence MSSKPTLLILAAGMGSRYGGLKQLDPMGPNGETVLDYSVFDALRGGFGKVVFVIRRDFEEEFKSKVGSKFDQKVPVEYAFQDLNDLPEGFSVPEGRVKPWGTTHAVLAAEQNIKEPFAMINADDFYGHDAFAKLAANLQTLKPANGKAQYSMVGFQLRNTLSEHGSVARGVCTSQDGKLASVTEMTKIYKTETGARNDENPDKPVELTGNELVSMNFWGFTPELFPQLKEAFVDFLKEHGSDPKSECYVPKVVDLLIKAGKADVEVLETSSSWFGVTYPEDKAVVVSSIRALTEKGEYPAPLWS; translated from the coding sequence ATGTCTTCGAAACCAACCCTTCTCATCCTGGCCGCCGGCATGGGCAGCCGCTACGGTGGCCTCAAGCAGCTCGACCCCATGGGCCCCAATGGCGAGACCGTGCTCGATTATTCCGTGTTCGACGCCCTCCGTGGTGGCTTCGGCAAGGTGGTCTTCGTCATCCGCCGCGACTTTGAGGAAGAATTCAAGTCCAAGGTGGGCAGCAAGTTCGACCAGAAAGTGCCTGTGGAGTACGCCTTCCAGGACCTCAACGACCTGCCAGAAGGCTTCAGCGTGCCCGAAGGCCGAGTGAAGCCCTGGGGCACCACGCACGCCGTGCTGGCCGCCGAGCAGAACATCAAAGAGCCCTTTGCCATGATTAACGCGGACGACTTCTACGGTCACGACGCGTTCGCCAAGCTCGCCGCCAATCTGCAGACCCTGAAACCTGCGAACGGCAAGGCCCAGTACTCCATGGTCGGCTTCCAGCTTAGGAACACCCTCTCCGAGCACGGCAGCGTGGCCCGCGGCGTGTGCACCAGCCAGGACGGCAAGCTCGCCTCCGTCACAGAGATGACCAAGATCTACAAGACGGAGACCGGCGCCCGCAACGACGAAAACCCTGACAAACCCGTGGAACTCACCGGCAACGAGCTCGTGAGCATGAACTTCTGGGGCTTCACCCCCGAGCTCTTCCCCCAGCTCAAGGAAGCCTTTGTGGACTTCCTCAAGGAACACGGCAGTGATCCCAAGTCTGAGTGCTACGTGCCCAAGGTCGTGGACCTCCTCATCAAGGCGGGCAAGGCCGATGTGGAAGTGCTCGAAACCAGCAGCTCCTGGTTCGGCGTCACCTACCCCGAAGACAAGGCTGTGGTCGTGAGCAGCATCCGCGCGCTCACTGAAAAAGGCGAATACCCCGCCCCCCTCTGGTCCTAG
- the tsaE gene encoding tRNA (adenosine(37)-N6)-threonylcarbamoyltransferase complex ATPase subunit type 1 TsaE: MIELASVEETLHWGRELACTLKPGDVVALVGTLGAGKTHATKGIVAGLGSLANVSSPTFTLVHEYNDGRLPAFHFDFYRLDSAEEVLGVGWDDILAADGVVIVEWADRFPELLPEGTRWFYFTIREDGVREVEEGDEMINEE; this comes from the coding sequence ATGATTGAACTGGCCAGCGTTGAGGAGACCTTGCACTGGGGCCGCGAGCTGGCCTGCACCCTGAAGCCGGGTGATGTGGTGGCTCTGGTGGGCACCCTGGGTGCGGGCAAGACCCATGCGACCAAGGGCATTGTGGCCGGTCTGGGGAGCCTGGCGAATGTGAGCAGCCCCACCTTCACACTGGTGCATGAGTACAACGATGGCCGGCTGCCCGCGTTCCACTTTGACTTTTACCGCCTGGATTCCGCAGAGGAGGTGCTGGGCGTGGGCTGGGATGACATTCTGGCGGCCGATGGCGTGGTGATCGTGGAGTGGGCAGATCGTTTCCCGGAACTCCTGCCGGAGGGCACGCGGTGGTTCTACTTCACGATCCGTGAGGATGGGGTCAGGGAAGTGGAAGAGGGGGATGAAATGATAAATGAGGAATGA
- a CDS encoding DUF2127 domain-containing protein, whose product MSRAIKIVAAVEACKGLAVLLAATAVLTLVHKDLHALAVSLVEHLHLNPASKYPQILVLAADDLQNTRMMLLAAGAVAYAALRFTEAYGLLREKTWAEILAAGSGAIYVPFEVVAVMREASAFHWGLLGVNLVVVAVMVHALMRRGRERTSGDEGRSAV is encoded by the coding sequence GTGAGCCGTGCCATCAAAATCGTCGCTGCCGTGGAGGCCTGCAAGGGGCTCGCGGTGTTGCTGGCGGCGACGGCGGTGCTGACGCTGGTGCACAAGGATCTGCATGCCCTCGCGGTTTCGCTGGTGGAGCACCTGCACCTCAACCCGGCTTCCAAATACCCGCAGATCTTGGTGCTGGCGGCGGATGATCTCCAGAATACCCGGATGATGCTGCTCGCCGCCGGGGCGGTGGCGTATGCGGCATTGCGTTTTACGGAGGCCTATGGCCTGCTGCGGGAAAAGACTTGGGCGGAGATCCTGGCGGCGGGGAGCGGGGCGATCTATGTGCCGTTTGAGGTGGTCGCGGTGATGCGCGAGGCGTCGGCTTTTCACTGGGGGCTGTTGGGGGTGAACCTCGTGGTGGTGGCGGTGATGGTGCATGCGCTGATGAGGCGGGGGAGGGAGAGGACATCAGGGGATGAGGGGAGGAGTGCGGTTTAA
- a CDS encoding DUF4291 family protein, with amino-acid sequence MCRRLQWDPDHSPTGGPLERRAIQLGLRGNMIRRYGRDEVVAIEDISEFVAEQRALALSKSDELMIPSEEVYYPQREDAWRSVGLQSTRPEDTCGEA; translated from the coding sequence GTGTGTCGTCGCCTCCAGTGGGATCCCGATCACAGTCCGACTGGAGGTCCGTTGGAGAGGCGGGCGATTCAGTTGGGATTGCGGGGCAACATGATTCGTCGATACGGCAGGGATGAGGTGGTGGCCATCGAGGATATCAGCGAGTTCGTTGCGGAGCAGAGGGCTCTCGCACTGAGCAAATCCGATGAACTGATGATCCCTTCCGAGGAAGTGTACTATCCCCAGCGCGAGGATGCCTGGCGGAGCGTGGGGCTTCAGTCAACCAGGCCGGAAGATACGTGTGGCGAGGCGTGA
- a CDS encoding SUKH-3 domain-containing protein, which produces MMDGLDANLLSRLEPNPRQLVKILKRLAESLRPSRYFSLRFPQKVLGPLRAAGWHKDRKWDPELLEAFVAKFSRAFPPAVVSVLSEFGGLDVGDSRLISFGYIDDRLCASFTVLEELVGEPLFPIGSTNIFEDDGLGVLMDESGRVYVDGATGFAPPCDYRLDLIETDIDRFLSRIFSSGRTQELQSWYYSLPDGE; this is translated from the coding sequence ATGATGGACGGACTTGATGCCAACCTATTGTCACGACTAGAACCCAATCCACGACAACTGGTGAAGATCTTGAAACGCCTTGCTGAGAGCCTGCGGCCGAGCAGGTACTTCAGCCTTCGATTTCCCCAGAAGGTCCTGGGCCCTCTCCGCGCTGCCGGGTGGCACAAGGACCGGAAGTGGGACCCCGAGCTTCTCGAAGCTTTTGTGGCAAAATTTAGCAGGGCCTTTCCGCCTGCTGTCGTCAGCGTGTTGTCGGAGTTTGGCGGGCTGGATGTAGGCGACAGTCGGCTGATTTCATTCGGCTACATTGATGACCGTCTGTGCGCCTCCTTCACGGTGTTGGAGGAGCTTGTTGGTGAGCCGCTCTTCCCCATCGGCAGCACGAACATCTTTGAGGACGATGGCCTTGGAGTGCTGATGGATGAATCGGGGCGGGTGTATGTCGATGGAGCTACCGGGTTCGCCCCACCGTGCGACTACCGCCTTGATCTGATCGAGACGGACATCGACCGTTTCCTTAGCCGCATCTTTTCATCAGGTCGCACCCAGGAGCTCCAATCGTGGTACTACAGCCTGCCCGATGGAGAGTGA